From Lepisosteus oculatus isolate fLepOcu1 chromosome 8, fLepOcu1.hap2, whole genome shotgun sequence, one genomic window encodes:
- the dicer1 gene encoding endoribonuclease Dicer: MAGLQLVTPASSPMGPFFGLPWQQEAIHDNIYTPRKYQVELLEAALEHNTIVCLNTGSGKTFIAVLLTKELSHQIRGDFRKCGKRTIFLVNAASYVTQQAATVRTHSDLHVGEYSSLEDTLPWTEEKWNQEMTENQVLVMTCHVFLHVLRNGFLPLSKINLLVFDECHLAIMDHPYREIMRMCENCPSCPRILGLTASILNGKCDPSELEEKIQNLERILKSSAETATDLVVLDRYSSQPREVVLDCGPYVDKSGLCEKLLNELDEALNFLNDCNISVHREDRDPTFISKQVLSDCRAVLTVLGPWCADKAAGIMVRELQKYIKHEQEDLNRKFLLFTDTILRKIHALCEEHFSPASLDLKFVTPKVIKLLEILHEYKPFERQQFESVEWYNNRNQDNYVSWSDSEDEDEDDEIEDKEKPEANFPSPFTNILCGIIFVERRYTAVVLNRLIKEAGKQDPELAYISSNFITGHSIGKNQPRNKQMEVEFRKQEEVLRKFRAHETNLLIATSIVEEGVDIPKCNLVVRFDLPTEYRSYVQSKGRARAPVSNYIMLADTEKTETFEEDLKTYKAIEKILRNKCSKSADCSEFEMEPVLDDDNILPPYVLRSEDGGPRVTINTAIGHINRYCARLPSDPFTHLAPKCKTVELQDGIYQSTLYLPINSPLRVPVAGPKMNCARLAEKAVALVCCEKLHKIGELDDHLMPVGKETVKYEEELDLHDEEETSVPGRPGSTKRRQCYPKAIPECLRASYPVPEQPCYLYVIGMVLTTPLPDELNFRRRKLYPPEDTTRCFGILTAKPIPRIPHFPVYTRSGEVTISIELQKSGFTLSAQQLQLITRLHQYIFSHILRLEKPALEFKPTEADSAYCVLPLNVVDDSNTLDLDFKFMEDIENSEARIGIPSTQYTKQNPFTFRLEDYQDAVIIPRYRNFDQPHRFYVADVYTDLTPLSKFPSPEYETFAEYYKTKYNLDLSNLNQPLLDVDHTSSRLNLLTPRHLNQKGKALPLSSAEKRKAKWESLQNKQILVPELCAIHPIPASLWRKAVCLPSILYRLHCLLTAEELRAQTASDAGVGVKALPPEFRYPNLDFGWKKSIDSKAFISSPSSCIEESENYCKHSRTVAPENAAHQGAKLEDSSPPRGTQPSVNCTTPVEKSPDKLHAPNPSQRSRASRNCLCAENLMNGTANDLSGGSNCQCHPLNSCKSDIPLQSTTSVPMPNSQSIENQPMPSVECTPGSNKFDGHAIKSTSDGCLAVAVTATASSSAAPLSDASHVSKLATSPVCSDSPKTLGPNPGLILQALTLSNASDGFNLERLEMLGDSFLKHAITTYLFCTYPDAHEGRLSYMRSKKVSNCNLYRLGKKKGLPSRMVVSIFDPPVNWLPPGYVVNQDKSSTDKWDSEENKENPLANGRSEEDYDDDEEGVDDVDEDDDDLMWKEPKDEVNVEDDLEYYQEHIKFIDNMLIGSGAFGKKISLASFPPAEPNYEWKAPKKTSLANVQFSSDIDEFDYSSWDAMCYLDPSKAGDEDDFVVGFWNPSEENCGVDTGKQSISYDLHTEQCIADKSIADCVEALLGCYLTSCGERAAQLFLCSLGLKVLPVEKKACRDISNTSLQAELGKDHTKDVEYGWLKIPPRCMFDHPDAERTLNHLISGFENFEEKINYTFHNKAYLLQAFTHASYHYNTITDCYQRLEFLGDAILDYLITKHLYEDPRQHSPGVLTDLRSALVNNTIFASLAVKYDYHKYFKAVSPELFHVIDDFVQFQLEKNEMQGMDSELRRSEEDEEKEEDIEVPKAMGDIFESLAGAIYMDSGMSLETVWQVYYPMMRPLIEKFSANVPRSPVRELLEMEPETAKFSPAERTYDGKVRVTVEVVGKGKFKGVGRSYRIAKSAAARRALRSLKANQPQVQTS; the protein is encoded by the exons ATGGCGGGACTACAGCTGGTGACCCCTGCTTCATCGCCAATGGGTCCCTTCTTCGGACTCCCATGGCAACAAGAAGCAATCCATGATAACATTTATACACCAAGGAAATATCAG GTTGAACTTCTTGAAGCAGCTCTTGAACACAATACTATCGTCTGCTTAAATACTGGCTCAGGGAAGACATTTATTGCAGTACTTCTAACAAAGGAACTCTCCCATCAAATCCGGGGTGACTTCAGAAAATGTGGGAAGAGAACAATTTTCTTAGTTAATGCAG CCTCATATGTGACTCAGCAAGCAGCCACAGTTCGAACACATTCAGATCTTCACGTTGGAGAGTACAGCAGTCTCGAAGACACTTTGCCATGGACAGAAGAGAAGTGGAATCAAGAAATGACTGAAAACCAG gtgcTTGTTATGACTTGCCACGTCTTTCTGCATGTTTTGAGAAATGGATTCTTGCCACTATCTAAAATCAACCTGCTGGTGTTTGATGAGTGTCATCTTGCAATTATGGACCATCCCTATCGGGAGATCATGAGG ATGTGTGAGAACTGCCCATCATGTCCTCGAATCCTGGGTCTCACTGCCTCCATCTTAAATGGCAAGTGTGATCCATCTGAACTGGAGGAGAAGATTCAGAATCTGGAAAGGATCTTGAAAAGCAGTGCAGAAACTGCTACGGACCTGGTTGTCTTAGACAG ATACTCGTCTCAACCTCGTGAAGTTGTATTGGATTGTGGACCATATGTGGACAAAAGTGGGCTGTGTGAGAAACTCTTGaatgaattggatgaagcacttAATTTTCTTAATGACTGCAACATATCTGTGCATCGTGAAGACAGAGATCCAACCTTCATTTCAAAACAG gtgtTGAGTGACTGTCGAGCAGTGCTGACGGTTTTGGGGCCGTGGTGTGCAGATAAAGCAGCTGGGATCATGGTGCGGGAGCTCCAGAAATACATTAAGCACGAGCAAGAGGACTTGAACCGGAAATTCTTATTGTTTACAGACACTATTTTGCGGAAAATCCATGCACTCTGCGAAGAGCATTTCTCACCTGCCTCACTTGACCTGAAGTTTGTGACCCCAAAAGTAATTAAGCTGCTTGAAATCTTGCATGAGTACAAGCCCTTCGAGCGGCAGCAGTTTGAAAGCGTCGAGTGGTACAACAACAGGAACCAGGATAACTATGTTTCCTGGAGCGATTCTGAagatgaggatgaggatgatgAGATTGAAGATAAAGAGAAACCTGAGGCCAATTTTCCTTCCCCTTTCACCAACATTCTCTGTGGGATCATTTTTGTAGAAAGGCGCTACACTGCGGTTGTCTTAAACAG gCTCATAAAGGAAGCTGGCAAGCAGGATCCAGAGCTTGCCTACATCAGCAGCAATTTCATAACTGGGCACAGCATTGGCAAGAACCAACCTCGAAATAAACAGATGGAGGTGGAGttcagaaagcaagaagag GTTCTTCGGAAATTTCGCGCTCATGAGACCAACTTGCTTATTGCAACCAGTATTGTGGAGGAGGGTGTTGATATTCCGAAGTGCAATTTGGTGGTTCGCTTTGACTTACCAACAGAGTACCGCTCCTATGTGCAGTCTAAAGGCAGAGCGAGGGCTCCTGTCTCCAACTACATAATGTTGGCAGACACcgagaaaacagaaacatttgaaGAGGATCTCAAAACCTACAAAGCTATAGAAAAG ATTCTGAGGAATAAGTGCTCAAAGTCAGCAGATTGCAGTGAGTTTGAAATGGAACCTGTCCTGGATGATGATAACATTTTACCCCCTTATGTGCTGAGATCTGAAGATGGAGGCCCAAGAGTTACTATTAACACAGCCATTGGTCACATCAACAG GTACTGTGCCAGGTTACCTAGTGATCCATTCACTCACCTGGCACCAAAGTGTAAAACAGTGGAGCTACAGGATGGGATTTATCAGTCTACTCTTTACCTTCCCATCAACTCTCCTCTCAGAGTTCCAGTTGCT GGGCCCAAAATGAATTGTGCAAGACTAGCTGAGAAAGCAGTTGCCCTTGTCTGCTGTGAAAAATTACACAAAATAG GTGAGCTGGATGACCATCTGATGCCGGTGGGGAAGGAGACTGTGAAGTACGAGGAAGAGCTGGATTTACACGATGAGGAGGAGACAAGTGTTCCAGGGAGGCCAGGATCCACCAAGAGGAGGCAGTGTTATCCGAAAGCT ATTCCAGAGTGTCTGAGAGCCAGTTACCCAGTTCCTGAGCAGCCCTGCTACCTGTATGTGATAGGGATGGTTCTCACCACTCCTCTTCCTGATGAGCTCAACTTCCGTAGGAGGAAGCTCTATCCTCCAGAAGACACCACCAGGTGTTTCGGAATATTAACAGCCAAACCAATACCTCGG ATCCCTCACTTCCCAGTCTACACTCGTTCAGGAGAAGTCACCATATCCATTGAGCTGCAGAAGTCTGGCTTCACCCTCAGTGCCCAGCAGCTGCAGCTCATTACCAGGCTCCACCAGTACATTTTCTCCCACATTCTTCGTCTTGAGAAACCTGCACTAGAGTTTAAACCTACAGAAGCTGATTCAGCCTATTGTGTTCTACCTCTTAATGTTG TTGATGACTCTAACACTTTGGACTTGGACTTCAAGTTCATGGAAGATATTGAGAACTCTGAAGCACGTATTGGCATTCCTAGCACACAGTACACAAAGCAGAACCCTTTCACTTTCAGACTGGAGGACTACCAAGACGCAGTTATCATTCCAAG GTATCGCAATTTTGACCAGCCTCATCGTTTCTATGTAGCAGATGTCTACACTGATCTTACACCCTTGAGTAAATTTCCATCTCCGGAGTATGAAACTTTTGCCGAGTACTACAAAACCAAGTACAACCTTGATCTGTCCAACTTAAACCAGCCTCTTCTGGATGTAGATCATACATCCTCAAG ATTGAACCTTTTAACCCCACGACACCTTAATCAAAAAGGTAAAGCCCTTCCTTTGAGCAGTGCTGAGAAGAGAAAAGCAAAATGGGAAAGCCTGCAAAATAAACAG attttagtTCCTGAGCTTTGCGCCATTCACCCCATTCCAGCTTCCTTGTGGAGAAAAGCAGTCTGTCTGCCCAGCATCCTCTATCGTCTACACTGCCTTCTAACTGCAGAGGAGCTCCGAGCCCAGACAGCCAGTGATGCAGGTGTTGGGGTCAAAGCTCTGCCTCCAGAGTTTAG GTACCCTAACTTGGATTTTGGATGGAAGAAATCTATAGACAGCAAGGCTTTCATCTCAAGTCCCAGCTCTTGCATAGAAGAAAGTGAAAATTACTGTAAGCACAGCAGAACTGTAGCCCCTGAAAATGCTGCACATCAAGGTGCTAAACTAGAAGACTCCTCACCACCGAGGGGGACTCAGCCATCTGTGAACTGCACCACACCTGTTGAGAAGTCACCTGATAAGCTACATGCACCCAACCCCTCACAAAGGAGCAGAGCTAGCAGGAACTGTCTTTGTGCTGAGAACCTCATGAATGGCACTGCTAATGACCTTAGTGGAGGCAGCAATTGCCAATGTCATCCACTGAACTCCTGCAAGAGTGACATACCTTTGCAATCAACTACCTCAGTTCCCATGCCGAACTCACAGAGCATTGAGAACCAGCCCATGCCCAGCGTTGAATGTACTCCAGGGAGTAATAAATTTGATGGACATGCTATAAAATCTACCTCAGACGGTTGCCTGGCAGTGGCAGTGACTGCAACAGCCAGTTCCTCAGCAGCACCTTTATCAGATGcttcacacgtttcaaaacttGCTACCAGCCCTGTCTGCAGCGACTCCCCCAAAACCCTTGGCCCAAACCCTGGTCTCATTTTACAGGCCTTGACCCTTTCGAACGCCAGCGATGGGTTCAATCTGGAGCGGCTGGAGATGCTAGGAGACTCCTTCCTTAAGCATGCAATTACCACCTACTTGTTTTGTACCTATCCTGACGCTCATGAAGGCCGTCTTTCCTACATGAGAAGCAAAAAG gtTAGTAATTGCAATCTGTACCGCCTTGGGAAGAAGAAGGGCCTCCCTAGTCGAATGGTGGTTTCAATTTTTGATCCACCTGTGAACTGGCTTCCTCCTGGATATGTGGTGAATCAAGACAAAAGCAGTACAGACAAGTGGGATTCAGAAGAG aacaaaGAGAATCCATTAGCCAATGGAAGATCTGAGGAAGactatgatgatgatgaggagGGTGTTGACGatgttgatgaagatgatgatgacCTGATGTGGAAGGAGCCAAAAGATGAGGTCAATGTTGAGGATGATCTGGAATATTACCAGGAGCACATAAAATTCATTGATAACATGCTGATTGGTTCCGGAGCCTTTGGAAAGAAGATATCTCTTGCATCTTTTCCACCTGCAGAGCCCAACTATGAATGGAAAGCACCCAAAAAGACTTCTCTGGCAAACGTGCAGTTCTCTTCCGATATAGATGAGTTTGATTACAGCTCATGGGATGCCATGTGCTACCTCGACCCCAGCAAGGCCGGAGATGAGGATGACTTTGTGGTGGGATTTTGGAATCCATCTGAAGAGAACTGTGGGGTGGACACCGGCAAGCAATCCATCTCCTACGACCTGCACACTGAGCAGTGCATCGCGGACAAGAGCATCGCTGACTGTGTGGAGGCCCTGCTGGGCTGCTATCTCACCAGCTGTGGTGAGAGAGCTGCCCAGCTGTTCCTGTGCTCCCTAGGTTTAAAAGTACTGCCTGTGGAGAAGAAGGCTTGCAGAGACATCAGCAACACCAGCCTTCAGGCTGAGCTTGGCAAGGATCACACTAAAGACGTGGAGTATGGTTGGCTGAAAATCCCACCCAGATGCATGTTTGACCATCCAGATGCTGAACGAACCCTCAACCACCTGATTTCAGGTTTTGAAAACTTTGAAGAGAAGATCAACtacacctttcacaacaaggccTACCTTCTACAAGCCTTCACTCATGCTTCTTACCACTACAACACCATCACAG ATTGTTACCAGCGGCTGGAGTTCCTTGGGGATGCAATTTTGGACTACCTCATTACAAAGCACCTTTATGAAGATCCGCGGCAGCACTCTCCTGGAGTGCTGACTGACCTGCGATCCGCCCTTGTCAACAACACCATCTTCGCTTCCCTGGCGGTCAAGTACGACTACCATAAGTACTTCAAAGCCGTCTCACCAGAGCTGTTCCACGTGATTGATGACTTTGTGCAGTTTCaacttgaaaaaaatgaaatgcaaggGATGGATTCTGAG CTCAGACGATCTGAAGAAGATGAGGAAAAAGAAGAGGACATTGAAGTTCCAAAAGCAATGGGTGATATCTTTGAGTCACTTGCTGGTGCCATTTACATGGATAGTGGGATGTCTTTGGAGACAGTTTGGCAAGTGTACTATCCAATGATGAGGCCCCTGATAG AAAAATTCTCAGCAAATGTTCCTCGTTCTCCTGTGCGTGAGTTGTTAGAAATGGAGCCGGAGACTGCCAAATTCAG